Part of the Pseudobdellovibrionaceae bacterium genome is shown below.
ACTTAGTTGTAGCCAGTCGGCCAGGGGCGGAGTTTCCCCAAGAGATCTCTGAGTATCCCAAGGGGCTTCAGGGCTTGGTGATGAGTCAAGAGGGATTAGAAGTCCCTTTGGCCACAGACAGGAGGATTATTTTTGTGCAGCTAGAAGATTTGGATGTTTCCGCCACTGAAATTCGTAAAAGCCTTCGATCGGGAGCGCGACAGGATCTGCCGATTCCTGAGCCTGTTCAACAATATATTGAGTCCAATCATCTTTATGAACCACTATCAAAAAAAATTGATGACTTTGAGCGCTTCACTAAAGTGTGCGCAGAGATTCTCTTTGAGAAAAACGCTAGAGGTGTTCTAGCTTTTGACGTGAGAAATCTGGTACAACCTTCCGAATTTACCATCGTGGCATCCGGGGCCAGCACCAGAAATACGTCGGCACTTGCGGAACACGTGGTCAGACAGGTGAAGACTCGATATGGTATCTTTCCACAGTCAATAGAGGGCCTAAAAGAAGGGCGATGGGTGGTTCTCGATT
Proteins encoded:
- the nadD gene encoding nicotinate (nicotinamide) nucleotide adenylyltransferase, whose product is MTNKVLQRIGLFGGTFNPLHNGHVNSIETVYEKLNLDHLYVIPASQSPLGDKVEGPSPLQRFEMVKVAFENSPINLRVEGIEIERGGISYTIDTVKYFKEKLPGAELYLIVGLDQFEHFDQWFQYEELLEEVNLVVASRPGAEFPQEISEYPKGLQGLVMSQEGLEVPLATDRRIIFVQLEDLDVSATEIRKSLRSGARQDLPIPEPVQQYIESNHLYEPLSKKIDDFERFTKVCAEILFEKNARGVLAFDVRNLVQPSEFTIVASGASTRNTSALAEHVVRQVKTRYGIFPQSIEGLKEGRWVVLDYGSLIVHLFYDYVRQEYRLEDLWREGRDMKVSQPENRVL